Proteins from a genomic interval of bacterium:
- a CDS encoding magnesium chelatase subunit D family protein, giving the protein GTAPHFPFSAIVGQDPMKRALVFNAIDSSIGGVLISGTRGTAKSTAARAIATLLPKIKVLAGDPFNTAPPADQTENIELIPTPFVNLPVGATEDRVLGTLDVEHVLHTGVKHFEPGLLAQANRGVLYVDEVNLLPDHLVDVLLDAVAMGINCVEREGVSITHEARVILVGTMNPEEGELRPQLLDRFGLSVSVIGYFEPDLRKEVIRRRIAFDSDPIAYSKQWQQEEKTLSNRILHAMQTLNHVNVADEHLEAIVEACSVAHADGLRADIVAYKTARAIAAFDGRSQVNEDDVKEALSLALLHRRRSGGQNRNSSGNPQTPPSSQSENDPQRNPKQAQEQESKQLPVTVQHFQQDESNNEEPKTPQMVFSNDKEQLFSIGDGFDASKMIPYRFYQDQRALVFGKGTFGAASGRGQFVRAVLPRAKEKLDPAIEATIRAAAIELCSRNPEDSIRLVIRPEHWRHKQRKIRTRNLILFVVDASGSMAAQQRMQSAKGAICSLLEQSYQKRNVVSMLAFRGERAEEILPPTRSAVFAYRRLAQLPAGGRTPLAEGLKQTRRVIERQARKGERVRPFLVLVTDGRATFPESQAFEIAISEAIQLRKMGILALCIDMETGPVRFHQTRSLAQNLNATYKHISDLPPKHWGPVIEEWVKAGQGLFV; this is encoded by the coding sequence CAGGCGATCCGTTCAACACAGCACCTCCAGCGGATCAAACAGAGAACATTGAGCTGATTCCTACTCCATTTGTCAATCTTCCGGTAGGAGCAACCGAAGATCGTGTGCTTGGAACACTGGATGTGGAGCATGTGTTGCACACCGGCGTAAAACATTTCGAACCAGGATTGCTTGCCCAAGCGAATCGCGGTGTTTTGTATGTAGACGAAGTGAATTTGCTTCCCGATCATCTGGTCGATGTTCTGCTGGATGCGGTGGCGATGGGGATCAATTGTGTTGAGCGTGAAGGCGTTTCCATCACGCATGAAGCGCGCGTCATTTTGGTCGGAACGATGAACCCGGAAGAAGGAGAGTTGCGCCCGCAGTTACTGGACCGTTTTGGTTTATCAGTTTCCGTAATCGGTTACTTTGAACCGGATTTACGTAAAGAAGTAATCCGCAGAAGGATTGCGTTTGATTCGGATCCGATTGCTTATTCAAAACAATGGCAGCAAGAAGAAAAGACCCTGTCGAATCGGATTCTTCATGCGATGCAAACGTTGAACCATGTGAATGTGGCAGATGAACATCTTGAAGCCATTGTGGAAGCTTGCAGCGTTGCGCACGCCGACGGTCTTCGCGCAGACATCGTTGCTTATAAGACAGCTAGAGCAATTGCTGCATTTGATGGACGCTCCCAGGTGAATGAAGATGATGTCAAGGAAGCGCTCAGTTTAGCATTGCTGCATCGTCGCCGCAGTGGAGGACAGAATAGAAATTCTTCAGGAAATCCACAAACACCGCCATCGAGCCAAAGCGAGAATGATCCACAGCGAAATCCTAAACAGGCACAGGAACAGGAATCAAAACAGTTACCGGTTACAGTGCAACATTTTCAGCAAGATGAATCAAATAACGAAGAACCGAAGACTCCGCAAATGGTATTTTCCAATGACAAAGAACAACTGTTTTCGATCGGTGATGGTTTCGATGCTTCGAAGATGATTCCCTACCGGTTTTATCAGGATCAAAGAGCTCTTGTTTTTGGAAAAGGAACATTCGGTGCCGCCAGTGGTAGAGGTCAATTTGTGCGAGCGGTTTTGCCTCGAGCCAAAGAAAAGCTCGATCCAGCGATAGAAGCGACGATTCGTGCAGCCGCAATCGAATTGTGTTCGCGAAATCCTGAGGATTCAATCCGTCTTGTGATCCGGCCGGAACATTGGCGCCACAAACAGCGCAAGATCCGTACGCGCAATCTGATTTTGTTTGTGGTGGATGCATCCGGGTCGATGGCCGCGCAGCAGCGGATGCAATCTGCGAAGGGCGCCATTTGTTCTCTATTGGAACAGTCGTATCAAAAACGGAATGTTGTTTCGATGCTTGCGTTTCGCGGAGAAAGAGCCGAGGAGATTTTACCTCCAACCCGAAGTGCCGTTTTCGCGTACCGGCGGCTAGCGCAACTTCCTGCGGGCGGACGCACGCCTCTCGCTGAAGGATTGAAACAAACCCGTAGGGTGATTGAAAGGCAAGCACGAAAAGGAGAACGCGTGCGTCCGTTTCTTGTTTTAGTCACTGATGGACGTGCGACGTTTCCCGAGTCGCAAGCATTCGAGATTGCAATATCGGAAGCAATACAACTTCGAAAGATGGGAATCCTGGCTCTTTGCATCGATATGGAAACGGGCCCGGTCCGCTTTCATCAAACTCGCTCGCTTGCGCAGAATTTGAATGCAACCTACAAACACATTTCCGATCTGCCGCCGAAACACTGGGGGCCAGTGATCGAAGAATGGGTAAAGGCAGGACAAGGACTCTTCGTATGA
- a CDS encoding ABC transporter substrate-binding protein, giving the protein MRKRSMPFRCLQLLIISLLWLSSCQQNPYAKRDKQSSSNDAFPLTLETAGGNTITIPHKPQRIISLTPSNDEILCELVDEKRIAGLSKYSQFKEASYAFETASRINVFVERNAEQIISLQPDLVIAARYTKMNLQALLGQTKVPVLITTTFENFSDIEGNIRFIGRSVGEEARADQVIQRMRKKLKETRGRLNSENRGLRVLYLASGNFTAGTNTTIHEILSAAGLKNAATEAGVTGHVKIAAEQITQMDPDCILIASGYERDRGFRNMLENDAQLASLKAIREKRIIELEARNVLTVSHHVADAVEKLVEGVNKLSSINQGEKL; this is encoded by the coding sequence ATGAGAAAAAGGTCGATGCCTTTCCGATGCCTGCAACTTTTGATCATTTCTCTGTTGTGGCTTTCCTCTTGTCAACAAAATCCATATGCAAAAAGGGACAAACAAAGCTCAAGCAATGATGCTTTTCCGTTAACGTTGGAAACAGCTGGTGGTAATACGATCACAATTCCGCACAAACCACAGAGGATTATCTCACTCACCCCGAGTAACGACGAAATTCTGTGCGAACTGGTGGATGAGAAAAGAATTGCAGGCCTTTCAAAATATTCACAATTCAAAGAAGCCAGTTACGCATTCGAAACGGCCAGCAGAATCAATGTATTTGTGGAACGAAACGCCGAACAAATTATTTCCTTGCAGCCCGATCTTGTGATTGCCGCGCGGTACACAAAAATGAATCTACAAGCATTGTTAGGGCAAACAAAAGTTCCGGTCCTGATTACAACAACCTTCGAGAATTTTTCTGACATCGAAGGAAATATCCGTTTTATCGGAAGGAGTGTCGGCGAGGAAGCGCGAGCGGATCAGGTCATTCAGAGAATGCGCAAAAAGTTAAAGGAGACAAGAGGGCGGCTGAATTCCGAAAACCGGGGACTCAGAGTCCTGTATCTAGCTTCCGGCAATTTTACGGCCGGCACAAATACAACAATCCACGAAATACTGAGTGCTGCAGGCTTAAAAAACGCTGCTACTGAAGCCGGAGTCACAGGACACGTCAAAATTGCAGCGGAACAGATCACTCAAATGGATCCTGATTGCATCCTGATCGCCAGCGGTTATGAACGTGACCGTGGATTTCGTAACATGCTTGAAAATGATGCTCAGCTTGCAAGCTTAAAAGCCATCCGGGAAAAACGGATCATTGAGCTTGAGGCACGGAATGTTTTGACCGTTTCACATCATGTTGCTGATGCCGTGGAAAAGTTGGTAGAAGGAGTCAACAAATTAAGTTCGATCAATCAAGGAGAAAAATTATGA